Proteins from a genomic interval of Beijerinckia indica subsp. indica ATCC 9039:
- a CDS encoding flagellar basal body-associated FliL family protein, whose product MPALPSNPSLSQSKLHRLGVLVGLTLFAGAVGASVGYYLVLSIKAKLADTMSTIEKENSPSKLGANVNAWPLPPIIANLADPPNSWIRLETVMLFDSKIVPKPEVLSMQLTTDVLGYLKTLSVAQLAGPSGFQNLRDDLNERAHIRSNGAIQELVIQALVIQ is encoded by the coding sequence GTGCCGGCATTGCCGTCTAACCCATCATTATCGCAATCAAAACTGCACCGCTTGGGTGTGTTGGTGGGTCTGACGCTTTTCGCCGGCGCTGTCGGCGCGAGCGTCGGCTATTACCTCGTTTTGTCTATTAAAGCGAAACTGGCAGACACCATGTCGACAATTGAGAAGGAGAATAGTCCGTCGAAATTGGGCGCAAATGTCAATGCCTGGCCCTTACCTCCCATAATTGCCAATCTCGCCGATCCACCCAATTCCTGGATCCGATTGGAAACCGTCATGCTTTTCGACAGCAAAATTGTCCCAAAGCCAGAAGTGCTGTCCATGCAACTCACGACAGATGTACTCGGATATTTGAAGACCCTGTCTGTCGCGCAGCTGGCTGGTCCGAGCGGATTTCAGAATCTTCGCGACGATCTCAACGAACGCGCTCATATCCGATCGAATGGCGCCATTCAGGAACTTGTCATCCAAGCCTTGGTGATCCAGTGA